The Bacillus marinisedimentorum DNA segment CTTTAAAGACGATTCCCATTTCTTCAAGGTCTTCCTTCATGTTGTGGTAAACAACCTCTGACTCATACTGGGCGGATACGCCAGCAAGCCATTTTTGTTCCGCTTCAGGGATACCGAGCTTGTCAAATGTCTGTTTGATTTCCTCCGGAACTTCATCCCATGAGCGCTCTGATTTCTCAGAAGGCTTTACATAATAGGTGATTTCATCGAAGTTCAACTCATTCAGGTCACCGCCCCATTGAGGCATCGGCATTTTATAAAATAGCTCAAGAGATTTCAAACGGAAATCAAGCATCCATTGCGGTTCTTCCTTCATGCGTGAAATCTCTTCGACTATTTCCTTTGTCAAACCACGCTCAGAGCGGAAAATTGAAACATCTTTATCGTGGAAACCATATTTATACTCTTCACTGATATCAGGCATATTTTTTGCCATCCGAAATCGCCCTCCTTATCTTTTCGTGCGGCAGGGAGGCACCCCTGCACCCTGTTGCCAGGAAGCCATTAACATACGGACGGTTTACTTTTCGTCTTCATCCTGCTGAACACCCTTCTCCATCGCTTTCCAGGCAAGTGTTGCACATTTGATCCGTGCAGGAAATTTGGCCACTCCCTGCAGGGCTTCAATATCGCCGAGTTCCAGGTCTTCTTCGTCATAATCATTGCCTTGCATCATATCAGAAAAAATGGAGGAAAGTTTCAATGCTTTTTCAACTGGCAGGCCCTTTACTGCCTCGGTCATCATGGATGCGGATGACATGCTGATTGAGCAGCCTTCTCCATCGAACTTCGCATCTTTTACGACACCGTCTTCCACTTCGAGGTGAAGCTGGATCCTGTCTCCGCAAGTAGGATTGTTCATCGCGATTGTGACGCTGTCTTCAGCAATCGCGCCTTTATTGCGCGGATTTTTATAATGATCCATGATCACCTGTCTGTAAAGGGTATCAAGGTTGTTGTTAAAAGCCATATGAAAAATACTCCTTTGTCTTTTGTAGGCCGGAGATAAACGCATCCACATCT contains these protein-coding regions:
- the sufU gene encoding Fe-S cluster assembly sulfur transfer protein SufU, whose product is MAFNNNLDTLYRQVIMDHYKNPRNKGAIAEDSVTIAMNNPTCGDRIQLHLEVEDGVVKDAKFDGEGCSISMSSASMMTEAVKGLPVEKALKLSSIFSDMMQGNDYDEEDLELGDIEALQGVAKFPARIKCATLAWKAMEKGVQQDEDEK